The genomic stretch CGTGTAATCGAATTGCTTGGCAATTACGACGATCCAGGCATGGAAATCGAAATTGCGCTGCGCAAACATAATTTGCCGCATGTGTTTTCCCCAGAGGCGCAAGCGCAAGCCGACGCGACGCCGCAAAAAGTGAAAAAGAAAGATTGGAAGCCCGTGCAAGGCGTTGAACGCGTTGATTTGCGCGGGCTGCCGCTGGTAACGATTGATGGCGAAACGGCGAAAGACTTTGACGACGCGGTTTTTGCCGAGAAGAAAGGCAAAGGTTGGCGTTTGGTTGTGGCGATTGCCGACGTTAGCCATTATGTGCGTCCGGACGACGCCTTGGATTTAACCGCGATCGAGCGTGGTAATTCGGTGTATTTCCCACGCCGCGTCATTCCGATGTTGCCTGAAGCGCTGTCCAATGGCGTGTGTTCGCTAAACCCCGATGTTGAGCGCCTGTGTATGGTGTGCGATATGAAGGTCACGCAAACCGGCGAGATTAAAAAATATCAGTTTTACCCAGCGGTGATGTTGTCGAAAGCGCGTCTGACCTATACCCGGGTGTGGGATATGTTGCAAAACCCTGATGGGGAAGATGCCCAGGCCAATACCCGTTTGCTTCCGCATCTGAATACACTGTACGATTTGTATAAAGTGTTTGTTGCTGCGCGCCATGAGCGCGGTGCAATTGATTTTGAAACGCAAGAAACTGAAATGCGTTTTGACGACTTTGGCAAAATCAAAGCGATTGTGCCGGTGGTGCGTAACGACGCGCATAAATTGATCGAAGAATGTATGTTGGCGGCCAATGTGTGCGCGGCGGATATTTTAATCAAAAACGAGCATGTGGGGCTTTACCGTGTGCACGAAGGCCCGACGCCCGAAAAACTGAAAAACCTGCGCGAGTATTTGCGCACCATGGGTTTGAGTTTGGGCGGCGCGGAAGATCCGAGCGCCAAAGATTACGCGCAATTACTCGAAAGCATTAAAAACCGCCCCGATGCGCCGCTATTGCAAACCATGTTGCTGCGTAGTCTATCGCAAGCGGTGTATTCGCCTGATAATGAAGGCCATTTTGGCTTGAGTTACGAGGCGTATGCGCACTTTACGTCGCCGATTCGTCGCTACCCCGATTTGCTGGTGCATCGCTCGATCAAGGCGATTTTGGCTGGCAAAAAATACAAGCCAGCAACGAAGTGGGAGCAGCTTGGGGTGCAATGCTCGATGACCGAGCGCCGCGCCGATGAAGCCAGCCGCGACGTGCAAAATTGGCTCAAGTGCTACTACATGCAAGACAAGATCGGCGAAGAGTTTATGGGCTCAGTGTCCGCCGTGACTGGTTTTGGCATGTTTGTACTGCTTGACGAATTGTATGTCGAAGGCTTGGTGCACGTGTCCGAATTGGGTACCGATTACTTCCATTACGACGAAAAGCGCAAAGAGCTTAAAGGTGAGCGCGGTGGGCAGGTGTACCGGATTACCGATCGCGTCAAAGTGCGTGTAGTGCGCGTTGATTTGGAAACCAGCAAGATCGATTTTGCCTTGGTCGACGATTTTGGCCGCTTGGTCGGCGTGAAGAGTGCTTCGGCTGCCACCGCTAAAGCGGGTGCTAAAACAACCGCTAAAGCGGGTGCTAAAACAACCGGTAAAGTCGGTGCAAGAGCGGCTGAGAAAACGCCGACGGCCGCAACTGAACCAGCTAGCACACGCCGAACTAGCGCAAAGCCACGCGTTCAATCTGGCGGAGTACCTGCAACTCCGCGCGCGAAAACGGTAGCCACTGAACCGGCTGCAAAGCGCAAAAAGCCGGGTACCGCTACGCAGCGTCGTCGCGCGCAAGCGGCGGCCGCCGCCACTGGTGAAGTGAGTACTGGCACACGCCGTCGTCGGCGCTAAACTTTGGGGGCAATTGCACTTTGGCGCTTTGCCCCCATCTGATTGTTTAAGTATTGATTGAAATTTGAAAATATATGAAATCTGAAGGAAACCGGATGTTTATCGTAGACCGTTCTGCCGCCATTATTCGCCCCAAGCAGCCTTTTTTGGATTGGCTTAACGCCTTGCCGGGTAACGATGTGACCTTAACGTTGGCCGAAATTCGCTCGGACTGTACCGTGATTTTGGTGCCTGAAGCGGCTGAACCTGAAGACTCGATCGCGTTTATCGACGATATTGCCGATAAATTATTCGATCAAGAATTGGCGTCTTGGGTGGCCGATGATGCGCTGTGGCCAGAAAAGCGCAGCTTAAAGCTATTTTGGGAGTGGTTTGACGTTGAAATTCATCTGGGCGTGATGGATGCGGTGTCGGATGATATTCACAATACGCCGACCGATCACAACTACCATTAATTGTTGGACTAGAGCTGAACCGAAACTGAATCGTCGCCATCATTGATGGCGACTTTTTTACGCAGCGAGAAAATATGCGCTGTGCTTAAATGACTTTCATTCAGTCTTATTAGGGCAAGGGTAGTCATATGAAAAAAATGCTAATTGCAACGCTATTGTCAGTGCCCTGCATGGCTTGGGCTGAGTCGGCTGTGCAATATAATGTCGTCAATCTAGATGCCAGCGTCAGCCGACAAATCGACAACGATATGGCGCAAGCCACTTTGTTTGTTGAGTTAACCGATACCGATTCCAGCAAATTGGCTGAGAAAATCAATCAAACGATTACTGCCGCGCAAAAACAGCTCAAGCAATACCCGAGCGTGCAATCGGCAGGCACGGGTTATAGCAGCTACCCAATTTACAATAACAAAACCAATCAATTGCAATCATGGCGCAGTCGCGGCGAGTTGCGACTCAATTCGAAAGATTTTGCCGCCTTATCGCAATTAATCGCGCAATTGCAAAAGCCGCAAAGCAATGGCATCGCGCTGCAATTGGCTGATATCCGTTATGAAGTTTCTGAGCAAAGTCGCAAAGTAGCGGAAGACGCTTTAATCGAAGAGGGAATTCGTGCCTTCCGTCAACGTGCGGCTATTATTCAGCGCAGCATGGGTGGTGCGGCGTGGAAGACGATGCAGATGAATGTTCAAACGCAGTCGCATTATCCATCGCCACGTCCAATGCTGTATAAGAGCGCGGTGATGTCGGCCGAAGCCGCACCAGCGCCTGCGCCAGTGGATGCCGGCGAGAGTCGTCTGGTTGTTAATGTGAATGGCAGCATTCAGGTCGGCGAGTAATGTTGCCCGCAATTCTCAAACTAAACCCCGTGTCGCGTTGGCAACGGGGTTTTTTATTGTCGATGCATTTGCTTGCTGGCGTGAATGCGTGGTGGATGTCGTGGCCGATGGCCTTGGCGCTGGATGGTGTGCTTGTGCTGTCTTTGTTCTGGCAGTGGCGGCGCGAAAATTTGGTGAGCTCAATTCAATGTTTGCCGGATGGCGTGATGCAGGTGCAATTGAGTGAGGGAACAAGCCATTTAATGGAGTTGCAGCCCAGTAGTGTGCTGACGGCACAGGTGCTGGTGTTGCATCTGAAGGGTGAAAACAAACGAATTAATTTCGTGGTGTGGCCTGATAGTGCGGATGCCGAGGTTTTGCGGCAATGGCGTATTTATTTGCGCTGGATGTGGCCAAACGCGGTTCGTAGGGCAAAAATACCTCTGTAGGTATGCAAGGCCACGGATTGCTATGTGACCCTGCTAGTAATATACCCTTACTTTTTATTTTCCGGCGTGAGTAGCGTGGGTTTAGAGTTGGTGTCGATGCCGGGGTAATCGCGGCTGTAATGTAGGCCGCGACTTTCTTTGCGCTCCATTGCACAACGCACGATTAACTCGGCAGTAATCACCAGATTGCGTAACTCCAGCAAATCGTTTGATACGCGGAAATTGCGATAAAACTCGTGAATTTCGCTTTTCAGTAAGTCAATGCGGTGCAGCGCTCTTTCAAGGCGTTTATTGGTGCGCACGATGCCGACGTAGTCCCACATAAAGCGGCGCAGCTCATCCCAATTGTGTGAAATCACCACTTCTTCATCCGGGTCGGTGACACGGCTTTCGTCCCATTCGGCGACTTCGGGCAGTGGCTGAGCTTGCTGCGCCAAAATATCACTCGCGGCCGCTTTGCCCAGTACCATACATTCGAGCAGTGAGTTCGAGGCTAAGCGATTTGCGCCATGCAAGCCGGTGCAAGCAACTTCACCAACAGCGTACAGATTGGCCAGATCAGTTCGGCCATCTAGATCGGTTACTAGGCCGCCGCAGGTGTAATGCGCAGCTGGCACAACAGGAATCGGCTCTTTGGTGATGTCGATGCCAAGTTCTAGACAACGTTGGTAAATATTCGGGAAGTGCTCTTTGACAAAAGCGGCGGGTTTGTATGAAATATCCAGATACACGCAGTCGTAACCGCCGCGCTTCATTTCAAAGTCGATCGCGCGCGCGACGACGTCGCGCGGCGCTAATTCGGCGCGCTCATCATGGTTGGGCATAAAACGCGTACCGTCGGGGAGGCGCAAAATGCCACCTTCACCACGCACCGCTTCAGTAATCAAAAATGATTTGGCGTGTGGGTGATACAGGCAAGTGGGGTGGAACTGGATGAATTCCATATTCGATACGCGACAACCTGCGCGCCAGCCCATCGCAATCCCATCGCCGGTCGCAACGTCTGGATTGGTCGTGTACAAATAGACTTTGCCCGCGCCGCCCGTGGCCAGCACAGTAAATGGCGCCAGTATCGTTTCGACTCGATCGTTGATTTTGTCGTAGACGTAGGCCCCGACGCAACGGGAGGCCTCGTTAGCGGCTTTCTCGGTGATTAAATCAACGGCGATATGTTCTTCCAGCAAGGTGATATTTGGGTGGGCAGCAACTTTAATCGCTAGTGTGTCAATGACGGCCGCACCCGTGGCGTCCGCTGCGTGAATAATGCGGCGATGGCTATGGCCGCCTTCGCGCGTCAAATGGTAGCCCTGATAGCTGGTGTCGCCCGTTTCATCTTTGGTAAACGGCACGCCCATTTCAATCAGCCAATCGATCGCGTCTTTTGAATTTTCGATGATGTAGCGCGTGGCGTCTGCGTCGCATAGGCCCGCACCGGCGACGAAAGTGTCTTTGATGTGGAGTTCAATGCTGTCGGAATCGTCGAGTACCGCTGCAATGCCGCCTTGCGCCCAGCCGCTGCCACCGTCGCGT from Chitinibacter sp. SCUT-21 encodes the following:
- the rnr gene encoding ribonuclease R; the protein is MEKTPVTKKKPTRKITGLRAQDPYLEREKGRYEYPLPSREFILQILAERGAPIMAEELAQLLNIREDELVAFERRMQAMGREGQLLLNRKGALCLPEKLDLIAGKVQGHPDGFGFLIRDDGGDDLFLGPKEMDKVLHGDRVLVRHIGVDRRGRPEGSIAEVLEHVNQRLVGRLHNERGVFFVTAEDKRISRDILLEAQNTGGAKAGQVVMVELLAQPSRYSQPVGRVIELLGNYDDPGMEIEIALRKHNLPHVFSPEAQAQADATPQKVKKKDWKPVQGVERVDLRGLPLVTIDGETAKDFDDAVFAEKKGKGWRLVVAIADVSHYVRPDDALDLTAIERGNSVYFPRRVIPMLPEALSNGVCSLNPDVERLCMVCDMKVTQTGEIKKYQFYPAVMLSKARLTYTRVWDMLQNPDGEDAQANTRLLPHLNTLYDLYKVFVAARHERGAIDFETQETEMRFDDFGKIKAIVPVVRNDAHKLIEECMLAANVCAADILIKNEHVGLYRVHEGPTPEKLKNLREYLRTMGLSLGGAEDPSAKDYAQLLESIKNRPDAPLLQTMLLRSLSQAVYSPDNEGHFGLSYEAYAHFTSPIRRYPDLLVHRSIKAILAGKKYKPATKWEQLGVQCSMTERRADEASRDVQNWLKCYYMQDKIGEEFMGSVSAVTGFGMFVLLDELYVEGLVHVSELGTDYFHYDEKRKELKGERGGQVYRITDRVKVRVVRVDLETSKIDFALVDDFGRLVGVKSASAATAKAGAKTTAKAGAKTTGKVGARAAEKTPTAATEPASTRRTSAKPRVQSGGVPATPRAKTVATEPAAKRKKPGTATQRRRAQAAAAATGEVSTGTRRRRR
- a CDS encoding SIMPL domain-containing protein (The SIMPL domain is named for its presence in mouse protein SIMPL (signalling molecule that associates with mouse pelle-like kinase). Bacterial member BP26, from Brucella, was shown to assemble into a channel-like structure, while YggE from E. coli has been associated with resistance to oxidative stress.), producing MKKMLIATLLSVPCMAWAESAVQYNVVNLDASVSRQIDNDMAQATLFVELTDTDSSKLAEKINQTITAAQKQLKQYPSVQSAGTGYSSYPIYNNKTNQLQSWRSRGELRLNSKDFAALSQLIAQLQKPQSNGIALQLADIRYEVSEQSRKVAEDALIEEGIRAFRQRAAIIQRSMGGAAWKTMQMNVQTQSHYPSPRPMLYKSAVMSAEAAPAPAPVDAGESRLVVNVNGSIQVGE
- the nadB gene encoding L-aspartate oxidase, which translates into the protein MRKFDVLILGSGLGGMTIALQLAEKLKVGLITKRALRDGGSGWAQGGIAAVLDDSDSIELHIKDTFVAGAGLCDADATRYIIENSKDAIDWLIEMGVPFTKDETGDTSYQGYHLTREGGHSHRRIIHAADATGAAVIDTLAIKVAAHPNITLLEEHIAVDLITEKAANEASRCVGAYVYDKINDRVETILAPFTVLATGGAGKVYLYTTNPDVATGDGIAMGWRAGCRVSNMEFIQFHPTCLYHPHAKSFLITEAVRGEGGILRLPDGTRFMPNHDERAELAPRDVVARAIDFEMKRGGYDCVYLDISYKPAAFVKEHFPNIYQRCLELGIDITKEPIPVVPAAHYTCGGLVTDLDGRTDLANLYAVGEVACTGLHGANRLASNSLLECMVLGKAAASDILAQQAQPLPEVAEWDESRVTDPDEEVVISHNWDELRRFMWDYVGIVRTNKRLERALHRIDLLKSEIHEFYRNFRVSNDLLELRNLVITAELIVRCAMERKESRGLHYSRDYPGIDTNSKPTLLTPENKK